From a region of the Actinopolymorpha singaporensis genome:
- a CDS encoding PH domain-containing protein codes for MTVADQRQPALELRPPRHRVAPRATRYWAARAGAGWLLLLAVQVGWWVLAGGATGWRAAGVVATVVLGAAHVTVMPRWRYHVHRWEATDEAVYTQSGWFDQERRIAPVSRIQTVDSERGPLEQLFGLSNVTVTTASAAGPLKIRGLDRDTAERLVDELTRTTQANQGDAT; via the coding sequence GTGACTGTCGCCGACCAACGCCAGCCCGCACTCGAGCTTCGTCCACCCCGGCACCGCGTCGCACCTCGAGCCACGCGCTACTGGGCCGCCCGCGCCGGCGCGGGCTGGTTGTTGCTGCTCGCCGTACAGGTCGGGTGGTGGGTGCTCGCCGGCGGCGCCACCGGCTGGCGGGCGGCCGGCGTGGTGGCAACTGTCGTCCTCGGCGCCGCCCACGTGACGGTGATGCCGCGCTGGCGCTACCACGTGCACCGCTGGGAGGCCACCGACGAGGCCGTCTACACCCAGTCCGGCTGGTTCGACCAGGAACGCCGGATCGCACCGGTGTCCCGGATCCAGACCGTGGACAGTGAACGCGGCCCGCTTGAGCAGCTCTTCGGACTGTCGAACGTCACCGTCACCACCGCCTCGGCCGCCGGTCCGCTGAAGATCCGCGGCCTGGACCGCGACACCGCCGAGCGGCTGGTCGACGAGCTCACCCGGACCACACAGGCCAACCAGGGGGACGCGACGTGA
- a CDS encoding ABC transporter ATP-binding protein: MSAAASASPSAASRPGPPLSIQARGWSFRYAGRQTWAVRDLELTVEPGERVLLAGPSGGGKSTLLTGLAGLLDAEQAGDVEGALLVGGAPPARVRDRIGLAFQDPETQLVMARAGDDVAFGLENRAVPTERIWPRVDEALALTGFPYDRDHPTGRLSGGEKQRLVLAGVVALRPDLILLDEPTANLDPDGAALVRQAVDQVVAATGATLVVVDHRVGDWLPMVDRVVVLRAGGGVLADGTPEKVFAAGHGSLAAAGVWIPGEIPAPRRTAPSRPADLLTAQAVGYTYPAAERPALADADLRLSAGEVVAVTGANGSGKSTLAMLTAGLLSPSAGEVRVSPDLSSGLFPRLAAGRRRSGERRPLHRWRAAQLVRAVGTVFQDPEHQFLTASVRAELALGPRLAGLSRGDTGQRVDELLHRLALDHLADANPFTLSGGEKRRLSVGTALASGPRVLVLDEPTFGQDRRTWGELVDLLAELRDDGHAICCVSHDRDLISVLADREVRVRSGRVIG; encoded by the coding sequence GTGAGCGCGGCGGCGTCGGCGTCCCCGTCCGCTGCGTCCCGGCCCGGTCCCCCGCTGTCGATCCAGGCACGCGGGTGGTCGTTCCGGTACGCCGGCCGGCAGACGTGGGCGGTCCGGGACCTCGAGCTGACCGTCGAGCCCGGCGAGCGGGTACTGCTCGCCGGGCCGTCCGGCGGCGGCAAGAGCACCCTGCTCACCGGGCTCGCCGGACTGCTCGACGCCGAACAGGCCGGCGACGTCGAGGGGGCCCTGCTGGTCGGCGGTGCGCCTCCGGCGCGGGTACGCGACCGGATCGGCCTGGCGTTCCAGGATCCGGAGACGCAGCTGGTGATGGCGCGGGCCGGCGACGACGTGGCGTTCGGGCTGGAGAACCGCGCCGTGCCCACCGAGCGCATCTGGCCGCGGGTCGACGAGGCGCTCGCGCTGACCGGTTTCCCGTACGACCGGGACCACCCGACCGGCCGGCTGTCCGGCGGGGAGAAGCAGCGGCTCGTCCTGGCCGGCGTGGTGGCGCTGCGCCCGGACCTGATCCTGCTGGACGAGCCGACCGCCAACCTCGACCCCGACGGAGCAGCGCTGGTACGCCAGGCCGTCGACCAGGTGGTCGCGGCCACCGGAGCGACGCTGGTCGTGGTGGACCACCGGGTCGGTGACTGGCTGCCGATGGTGGATCGGGTGGTGGTGCTCCGGGCCGGCGGCGGCGTGCTCGCCGACGGTACCCCGGAGAAGGTCTTCGCCGCCGGCCACGGGTCGCTGGCCGCAGCCGGAGTGTGGATCCCGGGCGAAATCCCGGCGCCGCGCCGGACCGCTCCGAGCAGGCCGGCCGACCTGCTCACCGCTCAGGCGGTCGGCTACACCTACCCGGCTGCCGAACGGCCCGCCCTCGCCGACGCCGACCTGCGGCTGTCGGCCGGTGAGGTGGTCGCGGTCACGGGCGCTAACGGCTCCGGAAAGTCCACCCTCGCCATGCTCACCGCCGGGTTGCTCAGCCCGTCGGCGGGTGAGGTGAGGGTCTCCCCCGACCTGTCGTCCGGTCTGTTCCCGAGGCTCGCCGCAGGCCGCCGGAGATCCGGCGAGCGCCGGCCGTTGCACCGCTGGCGCGCGGCGCAGCTGGTACGCGCGGTGGGCACTGTCTTCCAGGATCCCGAGCACCAGTTCCTCACCGCGAGCGTGCGGGCCGAGCTCGCCCTCGGGCCCCGGCTCGCCGGCCTCTCCCGCGGCGACACCGGTCAGCGGGTGGACGAGCTCCTGCACCGGCTCGCCCTGGACCACCTGGCCGACGCGAACCCGTTCACGCTGTCCGGCGGGGAGAAGCGCCGGCTGTCGGTGGGCACCGCGCTGGCGAGCGGGCCGCGGGTCCTCGTCCTGGACGAGCCGACGTTCGGGCAGGACCGGCGTACGTGGGGCGAGCTGGTCGACCTGCTCGCCGAGCTGCGCGACGACGGCCACGCGATCTGCTGCGTGAGCCACGACCGCGACCTGATCAGCGTGCTCGCAGACCGGGAGGTCCGCGTGCGGTCCGGGCGGGTGATCGGGTGA
- a CDS encoding PH domain-containing protein encodes MTELGTPPAGTPPADTANATDTGSWRRLSPRMLAVHPVQELLRSLPALLGVAVAGSTSGHGPLWGLVGLVLVVALGTLRWFTTTYRISPAHVQVRRGLLRRRVLTVPRDRVRTVDVTANAMHRLVGLARVEIGTGRSDRKGEQGLKLDALAAPDAHRLREELLHRLRPGTASAAAPEAAAARASTTAPPPARTNTSEQETRLATLDPRWVRYGPFTLSGLLTVGVVAGFGSRAVSEAKIDLSKVGPVRGLLDQVRGAGWLVGAVEVVVALLAVCVLASTLAYVLAFWNYRLTRHPGGTLHVDRGLITTRATSIEERRMRGVELSEPLSLRLAGGARCIAVATGLRVGRGAERGGSLLLPPAPREVALRVAGEVFGGAEPYATPLVPHGPKAVRRRFTRALGPTALVVVVLAALHEVAGLPSWVWQASLVLLPCAALIAGDRARSLGHALRDGVLVCRFGSLVRRRNVLTCDGVLGWNLRQSYFQRRAGLTTLVATTAAGRQHYEIPDVETAEAVRVADAAVPGLLTPFLVRPEPLTRTSGVTPRGSR; translated from the coding sequence GTGACCGAGCTCGGCACCCCGCCCGCCGGCACCCCTCCCGCCGACACCGCGAACGCGACCGACACCGGGAGCTGGCGGCGGCTGAGCCCGCGGATGCTAGCGGTCCACCCGGTGCAGGAACTCCTCCGCTCGCTGCCCGCGCTGCTCGGCGTCGCGGTGGCCGGGAGCACCAGCGGTCACGGCCCGCTGTGGGGCCTGGTCGGCCTGGTCCTCGTGGTCGCCCTCGGAACCCTGCGGTGGTTCACCACCACCTACCGCATCTCTCCCGCGCACGTGCAGGTCCGCCGCGGTCTGCTGCGCCGCCGGGTGCTGACCGTCCCTCGTGACCGGGTACGCACCGTCGACGTCACCGCGAACGCGATGCACCGGCTGGTGGGGCTCGCCCGGGTCGAGATCGGCACCGGCCGTTCGGACCGCAAGGGCGAGCAGGGGCTGAAGCTGGACGCCCTCGCTGCCCCGGACGCCCACCGCCTGCGCGAGGAACTCCTGCACCGGCTGCGGCCCGGCACGGCGTCCGCTGCGGCGCCCGAAGCGGCGGCGGCACGCGCATCGACGACCGCACCGCCACCGGCCCGTACGAACACCTCGGAGCAGGAGACCAGGCTGGCGACCCTGGACCCACGGTGGGTGAGGTACGGGCCGTTCACGCTGTCCGGGTTGCTGACCGTCGGCGTGGTCGCCGGTTTCGGCTCCCGCGCGGTGTCGGAGGCGAAGATCGACCTGAGCAAGGTCGGCCCGGTGCGCGGGCTGCTCGACCAGGTACGCGGCGCGGGCTGGCTGGTGGGGGCGGTGGAGGTGGTCGTCGCGCTGCTGGCCGTCTGTGTCCTCGCGTCCACCCTGGCCTACGTCCTGGCGTTCTGGAACTACCGGCTGACCCGGCATCCGGGCGGGACCCTGCACGTCGACCGCGGCCTGATCACCACCCGCGCCACCAGCATCGAGGAGCGCCGGATGCGCGGTGTCGAGCTCAGCGAGCCGCTGTCCCTGCGGCTGGCCGGCGGGGCACGGTGCATCGCCGTCGCCACCGGGCTCCGGGTCGGCCGGGGCGCTGAACGCGGCGGTTCCCTGCTGCTTCCCCCGGCGCCGCGCGAGGTCGCCCTGCGGGTGGCAGGCGAGGTGTTCGGCGGAGCCGAGCCGTACGCGACCCCGCTCGTCCCGCACGGGCCGAAGGCGGTGCGCCGCAGGTTCACCCGCGCACTCGGACCGACCGCCCTCGTGGTCGTCGTACTGGCCGCCCTGCACGAGGTCGCCGGGCTTCCCTCGTGGGTCTGGCAGGCCTCACTGGTGTTGCTCCCGTGCGCCGCGCTGATCGCCGGCGACCGGGCGCGCAGCCTCGGCCACGCGCTCCGCGACGGCGTGCTGGTCTGCCGGTTCGGTTCGCTCGTACGCCGCCGCAACGTGCTGACCTGCGATGGTGTCCTGGGATGGAACCTCCGGCAGTCGTACTTCCAGCGCCGCGCCGGGCTGACGACACTGGTGGCGACGACCGCGGCCGGACGGCAGCACTACGAGATCCCGGACGTCGAGACCGCCGAGGCGGTCCGGGTGGCCGACGCCGCCGTACCCGGTCTGCTGACGCCGTTCCTCGTCCGGCCGGAACCCCTGACCAGGACGTCCGGGGTCACTCCTCGGGGGTCTCGCTGA
- a CDS encoding TIGR03085 family metal-binding protein, with translation MTDHARAERRALADLLDALGPDAPTLCADWSTSDLAAHLVIRESDPLGAAGILLPPLAGKTKERMAGLVGRLGYTGLVDRFRQGPPSWSPARLPVVDRAANTVEFFVHHEDVRRAQPEWTPRELPGDFEDLLWRRVGSAGRMLFRRSAAGVLVARPDGATARVRNGEPTAVLSGLPSEITLYMFGRRGASRAEVGGPPAAVQALAHAPLGV, from the coding sequence ATGACTGATCACGCCCGCGCCGAACGCCGAGCGCTCGCCGACCTGCTGGACGCACTGGGCCCGGACGCACCCACTCTGTGTGCCGACTGGAGCACGTCCGACCTCGCCGCCCACCTGGTGATCCGGGAGAGTGACCCGCTGGGCGCCGCGGGCATCCTGCTGCCACCGCTCGCCGGCAAGACGAAGGAACGCATGGCCGGGCTGGTCGGGAGGCTCGGCTACACCGGGCTGGTCGACCGGTTCCGTCAGGGCCCTCCCTCGTGGTCTCCGGCCCGGCTGCCGGTGGTGGACCGCGCCGCCAACACGGTGGAGTTCTTCGTCCACCACGAGGACGTGCGGCGCGCCCAGCCGGAGTGGACTCCGCGCGAGCTGCCGGGTGACTTCGAGGACCTCCTGTGGCGGCGGGTCGGCAGCGCCGGCCGGATGCTGTTCCGCCGGTCCGCCGCCGGGGTGCTGGTGGCCCGGCCGGACGGGGCCACCGCACGGGTCCGCAACGGTGAGCCGACCGCCGTCCTGTCCGGGCTCCCGAGCGAGATCACGCTGTACATGTTCGGGCGCAGGGGCGCGTCCCGGGCCGAGGTCGGCGGGCCGCCGGCGGCGGTCCAGGCGCTGGCCCACGCCCCGCTCGGGGTCTGA
- a CDS encoding helix-turn-helix domain-containing protein, translating to MPSTKPPTIQRRRLAAELRMFRERAQVTLEEVATETGWSVAKISRIETAVVGVSLKDLNLLLDLYNVEEGRRTAILSKTRTARTKGWWDAYAEFLPSDYVDYIELEAQLSGMRSYSAHLIHGLMQTEAYAREIIRGATMGLSSPAEIDRRVEARMTRQRLLAREADPLRFWLVIAEPALTWMVGSAKVMAEQYDRLREYAERGTVTVQVLPASAGAHPASAGSFDILEFPNPHEPEAVYVETMTANRYVESHAEVYRHSLAFDHLRAMALSPADSVSYFVRAAEHVLSETPEE from the coding sequence ATGCCGAGTACGAAACCTCCCACGATCCAGCGCCGCCGGCTCGCCGCGGAGCTACGGATGTTCCGCGAACGTGCCCAGGTGACGCTGGAGGAGGTCGCCACCGAAACCGGCTGGTCGGTCGCCAAGATCAGCCGGATCGAGACCGCGGTCGTGGGCGTCAGCCTGAAGGACCTCAACCTGCTCCTCGACCTCTACAACGTCGAGGAAGGCCGCCGAACGGCCATCCTCAGCAAGACCCGGACGGCACGGACCAAGGGCTGGTGGGACGCCTACGCGGAGTTCCTGCCGAGCGACTACGTCGACTACATCGAGCTGGAGGCGCAGCTCTCCGGCATGCGCTCCTACAGCGCTCACCTGATCCACGGCCTGATGCAGACCGAGGCCTACGCCCGCGAGATCATCCGCGGCGCCACGATGGGCCTGTCCTCGCCCGCCGAGATCGACCGCCGGGTGGAGGCGCGGATGACCCGGCAGCGGCTGCTGGCCCGCGAGGCCGACCCGCTGCGGTTCTGGCTGGTGATCGCCGAGCCCGCGCTGACCTGGATGGTCGGTTCGGCCAAGGTGATGGCAGAGCAGTACGACCGGCTGCGTGAGTACGCCGAACGCGGGACCGTGACGGTGCAGGTGCTGCCCGCCTCGGCGGGTGCGCACCCGGCCAGCGCCGGCTCGTTCGACATCCTCGAGTTTCCCAACCCACACGAGCCGGAGGCGGTGTACGTCGAGACGATGACCGCCAACCGCTACGTCGAGAGCCACGCCGAGGTCTACCGCCACAGCCTGGCGTTCGACCACCTGCGGGCGATGGCGCTCAGCCCGGCGGACTCGGTCTCCTACTTCGTGCGGGCGGCCGAGCACGTGCTCAGCGAGACCCCCGAGGAGTGA
- a CDS encoding ECF transporter S component codes for MTQDVTSTAARGQRPVNRRWRTVDIVVAAVVAVAFGVVFVAWGAMYTAVGPVFAGFKPAQAVLYGMWLLPGVLGGLLIRKPGAAVFTELVAAAVSAFLGVDSPLAIILYGLVQGLAAELVFAAFRYRRWRPPVALLAGAVAGVVPAVMDNVLYNVAWAPTWKLVYGVLVVVSSVVIAGAGSFALVRALAATGVLAPFASGREQTPR; via the coding sequence ATGACCCAGGATGTGACCTCGACCGCGGCGCGCGGTCAGCGGCCGGTCAACCGGCGGTGGCGCACTGTCGACATCGTGGTCGCGGCGGTGGTAGCAGTGGCGTTCGGCGTTGTGTTCGTCGCCTGGGGCGCGATGTACACCGCGGTCGGCCCGGTCTTCGCCGGCTTCAAGCCGGCCCAGGCGGTGCTCTACGGCATGTGGCTGCTTCCCGGCGTGCTCGGCGGCCTGCTGATCCGCAAGCCGGGCGCCGCGGTGTTCACCGAACTCGTCGCCGCCGCCGTCTCGGCCTTCCTGGGTGTCGACAGTCCGCTGGCGATCATCCTCTACGGCCTGGTCCAGGGTCTCGCCGCGGAACTGGTCTTCGCGGCGTTCCGCTACCGCCGGTGGCGGCCGCCGGTGGCACTGCTCGCCGGCGCGGTCGCCGGGGTGGTCCCGGCCGTGATGGACAACGTCCTCTACAACGTCGCGTGGGCGCCGACCTGGAAGCTGGTGTACGGCGTCCTCGTGGTGGTGAGCTCCGTCGTCATCGCGGGGGCCGGCTCGTTCGCGCTCGTCCGGGCACTCGCCGCCACCGGTGTGCTGGCGCCGTTCGCGTCCGGCCGGGAGCAGACGCCCCGGTGA
- the hisI gene encoding phosphoribosyl-AMP cyclohydrolase: MPSADTHSADSPGAGTALAPEVADRLKRDDHGLVVAVVQQYDTGEVLMVGWMDDEAVHRTLTTGRSTFWSRSRREYWVKGETSGHRQWVKEVRLDCDGDTLLVRVDQEGPACHTGTRTCFDDGLLTAKVGEPGAAAAAEEEVRP, encoded by the coding sequence ATGCCCAGTGCCGACACCCACAGTGCCGACAGCCCCGGCGCCGGCACCGCACTCGCCCCCGAGGTCGCAGACCGCCTCAAACGCGACGACCACGGCCTGGTGGTCGCGGTGGTCCAGCAGTACGACACCGGCGAGGTGCTGATGGTCGGCTGGATGGACGACGAGGCGGTGCATCGCACGCTCACCACGGGCCGGTCGACGTTCTGGAGCCGCAGTCGCCGGGAGTACTGGGTGAAGGGGGAGACCTCCGGTCACCGGCAGTGGGTGAAGGAGGTCCGGCTGGACTGCGACGGTGACACCCTGCTGGTCCGGGTCGACCAGGAGGGCCCGGCCTGTCACACCGGCACGCGCACCTGCTTCGACGACGGCCTGCTCACCGCGAAGGTCGGCGAGCCGGGAGCCGCGGCCGCCGCGGAGGAGGAGGTCCGGCCGTGA
- a CDS encoding GH92 family glycosyl hydrolase codes for MANSVVHFRSSFEPGEPRPDLAGGAGRADGHADGGLTVEVAGGPGHAPAAKLGVGFTGRHALRYAAEGARSAPRSVRLFEVDVEVGPDTELSYVLFPEFTSGDLSYAATYAAVDLEFADGTRLGELGARDQYDQPADAAAQGAARMLYADQWNSRRIAVGAVAAGRRVTAILLTHHQPGGPENPDGSNAGDAADAADAAVPVRGWVDDIVLAERARPAEEPRRLSDHVLTTRGTHSSGAFSRGNNIPATAVPLGFNFWTPVTDAGTLRWEYEYHRGNDDENRPRLQALGLSHQPSPWMGDRQTFQVMPSNAAGHPNADRTARALAFRHDNEIARPHWYSVTFDNGLVAEIAPTDHAAMLRFTFTGPTSTLVFDNVDADAAVTVDPETGVVTGYTDVGSQRSNGAGRMFVYAEFDRPVVESGRPDGVGERAHAAAYARFDPAGDRTVTMRIATSLISLDQARHNLELEIAPGDTFDDVRERAQRQWDDTLGVLEVEGASEDQLTTLYSNLYRLYLYPNSAHENTGTAQVPVYTHAVQSATSAPPSGPTRTGADVVPGKAYVNNGFWDTYRTTWPAYALFTPTLAGELVEGFLQQYRDGGWVARWSSPGYADCMVGTSSDVAFADACCKGIEGFDAWAAYESAVKNATVRPPNPFVGRKGMERSPFLGYTPVEATEEAMSWSMDGYINDFGIAMMAGQLARDVGPDDARYPRLCEEEEYFRRRALGYVHLFDPAVGFFQGRHGDGSRRLSPQEFDPRVWGFDYTETNAWNMAFHVPHDGAGLAWLYGGREALAHRLDEFFATPETGQERFKGSYGVVIHEMTEARDVRMGMYGHSNQPAHHIAYMYTYAGQPARTQEKVREVLTRLYLGSDLGQGYCGDEDNGEMSAWQVFSALGFYPLQMGSPRYAIGSPLFTRATVHLESGADLVINAPDNSADNIYVQGLTVDGVPYDRAWLPHDLLAKGGVLEFAMGSEPSGWASGPDAAPPSLTAPGEAPAPLVDVTRPSSGTARASEGADAEHLFDDSSAGSVTFAGTQRWVSYELAAPARVGFYTLTSPVENAGGAAPAAWVLAGSRDGTSWEVLDIRSGEEFAWPVHTRPFRVAAPGEYSHYRLDLAPTPEAAGGPPVSLAQVELLA; via the coding sequence ATGGCGAACTCGGTGGTGCACTTCCGGTCCTCCTTCGAACCCGGCGAGCCCCGTCCCGACCTGGCGGGCGGTGCCGGCCGGGCCGACGGTCATGCCGACGGCGGGCTCACCGTCGAGGTCGCGGGCGGGCCCGGCCACGCACCGGCGGCCAAGCTCGGTGTCGGCTTCACCGGCCGGCACGCGCTCCGCTACGCCGCCGAGGGGGCGAGGTCGGCCCCGCGCAGCGTGCGGTTGTTCGAGGTGGACGTCGAGGTCGGACCCGACACCGAGCTGTCGTACGTCCTGTTCCCGGAGTTCACCTCCGGTGACCTGAGCTACGCCGCGACCTATGCCGCCGTCGACCTCGAGTTCGCCGACGGCACCCGGCTCGGCGAACTCGGCGCGCGCGACCAGTACGACCAGCCCGCGGACGCGGCCGCCCAGGGCGCCGCCCGCATGCTCTACGCCGACCAGTGGAACTCCCGGCGGATCGCGGTCGGTGCCGTCGCCGCCGGGCGCCGGGTCACCGCCATCCTGCTCACCCACCACCAGCCCGGCGGGCCCGAGAACCCCGACGGCAGCAATGCCGGCGATGCCGCCGATGCCGCCGATGCCGCCGTGCCGGTCCGGGGCTGGGTGGACGACATCGTTCTCGCCGAGCGCGCCCGTCCCGCCGAGGAGCCGCGCCGGCTGTCCGACCACGTGCTCACCACCCGCGGCACGCACTCCAGCGGGGCGTTCTCCCGGGGCAACAACATCCCGGCCACGGCGGTGCCACTGGGCTTCAACTTCTGGACCCCGGTCACCGACGCGGGCACGCTGCGCTGGGAGTACGAATACCACCGCGGCAACGACGACGAAAACCGGCCGCGGCTGCAGGCACTGGGGCTCAGCCACCAGCCCAGCCCGTGGATGGGTGACCGGCAGACGTTCCAGGTGATGCCGTCCAACGCCGCCGGCCACCCCAACGCCGACCGCACCGCGCGAGCGCTGGCGTTCCGCCACGACAACGAGATCGCCCGCCCGCACTGGTACTCCGTCACCTTCGACAACGGCCTGGTCGCCGAGATCGCCCCGACCGACCACGCGGCGATGCTCCGGTTCACGTTCACCGGGCCGACCTCCACGCTGGTCTTCGACAACGTCGACGCCGACGCGGCAGTGACCGTCGATCCCGAGACGGGTGTGGTGACCGGCTACACCGACGTCGGCAGCCAACGGTCCAACGGCGCGGGCCGGATGTTCGTGTACGCGGAGTTCGACCGGCCCGTGGTCGAGTCCGGCCGGCCCGACGGTGTGGGCGAGCGTGCGCACGCGGCGGCGTACGCACGGTTCGACCCCGCCGGCGACCGTACGGTCACCATGCGGATCGCCACCTCGCTGATAAGCCTGGACCAGGCCCGCCACAACCTGGAGCTGGAGATCGCGCCCGGCGACACCTTCGACGACGTCCGCGAACGCGCCCAGCGGCAGTGGGACGACACCCTCGGCGTGCTCGAGGTGGAGGGGGCGAGCGAGGACCAGCTCACCACGCTGTACTCCAACCTCTACCGGCTCTACCTCTATCCCAACTCCGCCCACGAGAACACCGGCACCGCTCAGGTGCCCGTCTACACGCACGCCGTGCAGTCGGCGACATCGGCGCCGCCGAGCGGCCCGACCCGGACCGGCGCCGACGTCGTTCCCGGCAAGGCGTACGTCAACAACGGCTTCTGGGACACCTACCGCACCACCTGGCCGGCCTACGCACTGTTCACCCCCACGCTGGCCGGTGAGCTGGTGGAGGGTTTCCTGCAGCAGTACCGCGACGGCGGCTGGGTGGCCCGCTGGTCCTCCCCCGGCTACGCCGACTGCATGGTCGGCACGAGTTCCGACGTGGCCTTCGCCGACGCCTGCTGCAAGGGGATCGAGGGCTTCGACGCCTGGGCGGCCTACGAGTCGGCGGTGAAGAACGCCACCGTCCGCCCGCCCAACCCCTTCGTCGGCCGCAAGGGGATGGAGCGCTCGCCCTTCCTCGGCTACACACCGGTGGAGGCGACCGAGGAGGCGATGTCGTGGTCGATGGACGGCTACATCAACGACTTCGGCATCGCCATGATGGCCGGACAGTTGGCACGGGACGTCGGTCCCGACGACGCCCGATACCCCCGGCTGTGCGAGGAGGAGGAGTACTTCCGCCGCCGTGCGCTGGGCTACGTCCACCTGTTCGACCCGGCGGTCGGGTTCTTCCAGGGCCGGCACGGTGACGGTTCGCGGCGGCTGTCACCGCAGGAGTTCGACCCGCGGGTGTGGGGCTTCGACTACACCGAGACCAATGCCTGGAACATGGCGTTCCACGTTCCGCACGACGGCGCCGGGCTGGCCTGGCTGTACGGCGGGCGGGAGGCACTCGCGCACAGGCTGGACGAGTTCTTCGCGACCCCCGAGACCGGCCAGGAGCGGTTCAAGGGTTCCTACGGCGTGGTGATCCACGAGATGACCGAGGCCCGCGACGTCCGGATGGGAATGTACGGCCACAGCAACCAGCCGGCCCACCACATCGCCTACATGTACACCTACGCCGGACAGCCCGCACGCACGCAGGAGAAGGTGCGCGAGGTGCTCACCCGGCTCTACCTCGGCAGCGACCTCGGCCAGGGCTACTGCGGCGACGAGGACAACGGCGAGATGTCGGCGTGGCAGGTGTTCAGCGCGCTCGGGTTCTACCCGCTGCAGATGGGCAGCCCCCGCTACGCCATCGGCTCACCGTTGTTCACCAGGGCGACGGTGCACCTGGAGTCGGGCGCGGACCTGGTGATCAACGCGCCGGACAACAGCGCCGACAACATCTACGTCCAGGGCCTCACCGTCGACGGCGTGCCGTACGACCGGGCATGGCTGCCGCACGACCTGCTCGCCAAGGGCGGCGTGCTGGAGTTCGCGATGGGGTCCGAGCCCTCCGGCTGGGCGAGCGGGCCGGACGCCGCACCGCCCTCGCTCACCGCACCCGGCGAGGCGCCCGCACCCCTCGTCGACGTGACCCGGCCCAGCTCCGGCACGGCCCGGGCGAGCGAGGGAGCGGACGCCGAGCACCTGTTCGACGACAGCTCGGCCGGCTCGGTGACGTTCGCCGGTACCCAGCGGTGGGTCTCGTACGAGCTGGCGGCACCGGCCCGGGTCGGCTTCTACACGCTCACCTCTCCCGTGGAAAACGCCGGCGGTGCGGCCCCGGCGGCGTGGGTGCTCGCCGGCTCCCGGGACGGGACGAGTTGGGAGGTGCTGGACATCCGGAGCGGGGAGGAGTTCGCGTGGCCGGTGCACACCCGGCCGTTCCGGGTCGCAGCACCAGGCGAGTACTCCCACTACCGGCTCGACCTCGCGCCGACCCCCGAAGCCGCGGGTGGCCCGCCGGTGTCCCTCGCCCAGGTGGAGCTGCTGGCGTAG
- a CDS encoding energy-coupling factor transporter transmembrane component T family protein: MSILAEPIVTDPDAPATRLNPVTKIVAALVILAGLLLTADAVTPAIVLGAELVAIAAAGLRWRILLRRLVLLFVTVAGLALSTLLFTDQTGGTVWLDAGPLHVSSQSLLATVSVVTRVLAIALPGVVAFASTDPTEFADALVQHFRTPPRFTFGALAAFRLLPVLGDEWRTLLLARRARGLDAGRSPVRRARLFASGVFALLVVAIRRGVRLATAMESRGFTDRPDRTLARPRPLRRADWVFVAATVAVVAGATAVSVALGTWRFLFW; the protein is encoded by the coding sequence GTGAGCATCCTCGCCGAACCCATCGTCACCGACCCGGACGCGCCGGCCACCCGGCTGAACCCGGTCACCAAGATCGTCGCAGCCCTCGTGATCCTGGCCGGACTGCTGCTCACTGCCGACGCGGTGACGCCGGCCATCGTCCTCGGCGCCGAACTGGTCGCCATCGCCGCGGCCGGGCTGCGGTGGCGGATCCTCCTCCGCCGGCTGGTGTTGCTGTTCGTCACCGTCGCCGGGCTGGCGTTGTCCACATTGCTGTTCACCGACCAGACCGGCGGAACGGTGTGGCTCGATGCCGGTCCGTTGCACGTGTCCAGCCAGAGCCTGCTGGCCACCGTCTCGGTGGTGACCCGGGTGCTCGCCATCGCGTTGCCGGGCGTGGTGGCGTTCGCCTCCACCGACCCGACCGAGTTCGCCGACGCGCTGGTGCAGCACTTCCGTACGCCGCCCCGGTTCACCTTCGGCGCGCTGGCGGCGTTCCGGCTGCTGCCGGTGCTCGGCGACGAGTGGCGGACCCTGCTACTCGCCCGCCGTGCGCGCGGGCTGGACGCCGGCCGGTCGCCGGTACGCCGGGCCCGGCTGTTCGCCTCCGGCGTGTTCGCCCTGCTGGTGGTGGCGATCCGGCGTGGGGTCCGGCTGGCGACCGCCATGGAGTCGCGCGGCTTCACCGACCGGCCGGACCGCACGCTGGCCCGGCCCCGGCCGCTGCGCCGGGCGGACTGGGTGTTCGTCGCCGCCACGGTCGCGGTCGTCGCGGGCGCCACCGCGGTCAGCGTCGCCCTGGGCACCTGGCGGTTCCTGTTCTGGTAG